GAGAATTCTAGAAATTGCGACCGAAAAAGCGATTACGAAGGCTGCAGAGAGGATATCTTCTTGTCGTTTTTTGAAAATACTGGCGCCGTTTTTAAATATTTCGAGCATAATTTACAGCCCCAATCCACAGCGAATTGGGTGAATTGGAAGATAGCTTCTAAAAATCATCTTGAATCGTCCTATTTGACAGTGCAATTAGTATTCGATTAGAATCGCAGTGAAGCCAAACTCGATTATATTATCTTAGATGCCAGTAATAAAACAAGCGATAAAAAAGGTCAGACAAGACAAGCGCAAGGCGCAAATAAACTTAAAGGTGAAAAGCACGTTTAAGAGCGCTATTCGCGCTTTTAGAAAACACCCGTCGAAAGAGGGGCTTACTCTTGTGTTTAAAAGCTTAGACAGAGCAGCTAAAACTAACGTTATTCATGCCAATAAGGCTGCTAGGCTTAAATCAAGACTGTCTAAACTTGTTCAAAGTTCTGATAAAAAAGTTGAGCCCAAAGTTAAAGCTGCAACAGCAAAATAATTCTTCGCTTAAATTGGGGTTGACAAGCCAAGCACGTTCATATTACTGTTATAAGTGAGCTTGTTTTCTCGCAAGCTCGAAAATAAGAGAGGTTAATTTCGCCTGATATGACAAAGCTTGCCCGATTACTCGGCTTCGGTTCATCATTTTCCTTATTTTTAGTTTCCGCAGAAAATGTTCTTGCGCAAACTTCTGCTGCAACGTCGTCTGCTGCAAAAGGCGGAACAAGTAGTTCTCTTCCAAGTGCAGGCTCGACAGAGCTTACATATTTAATTTTCGTTACTGGAGTGCTTCTGTTCGTTGTCGGAACTTTGAAGTTCGCACTCAGCTACCGAGACTAAATTTCTTCTTAATTTTTTAATCTATTTGCAAAATTAAATCGTTCAGCTTTAAAATGCTGCTTAATGGAAGAGAGATTAAGTGATAACTCTCAAGAATCTGAAAGTCCTTGGTCTCCAAGGATGCTTGGTTTTATTGCAGTAAGCTGGTTTCTGTCGGAAGCAGCTGTGCTAGGCGCAGCTGTTGTGTCCTCTGACAACGAATCTACAAGGCTGGTAGCTCTTGCTGGTTGCTACTAGCACACCCGCTTTAATGCTCTTAGTAAATGGACTTTCGAGACTCGAGAGGCATCGAGAAGAATAATTTTTAATTTTCCTGTTCTTCTAATTTAAACACTTCACCTTGAACGTATTCGGAAAGTTCTGTCCAGTTGGCATCTTTGGGAATTATTACCGACTGACCACCATAGTTTTGAGGTAAACCGAATTCCAAAACGCTTTCTTCACGTCCTGCGTCCAAAACGATTGCCCTGATTTTATTAGGATCTATTTTTTGGCTTAATTTAACGAAAAGCGGTACGTCTTCGTTTTTAATGTTAGTGTCTATTGATTGATCGAACGTTCCGATAAGGTCAATTATCGTTTTTGGGTTGGTGAGAGTTCCTGTAGAGAATACTTTTTCGCGGAAAGCTAAAATTACTTTTTGTTGACGAGCGGACCTTGCAAAATCTGACCCTTCACCGTTGGTGCCGTGACGAGATCTTACAAACTTGAGTGCTGTGACGCCATCCATCTGCGTTGGCCCTTTTTTAAAGCTTAGAGTTTCGTAGCGGCACACAAATGGGCTACCATCGTCCGTAATATCAATAAGTGGAATCGCGGCTCCCGTTGCATCCTTAACGACTTGCTCTTTTACCCCATCTTTTTCCTGCTCTTCTATGGTTAATCCGCAGAGGTCGTCTTCTTTGCCTGGAATCGGATATCGTGGGTCTACAAATGAATTCTCGACATTAATGTCGAGGCCTTCTACTAAATTGACTGCTTTGATAAATCCGTTGAAGTCAACACGCGCCGCGTAATGAATAGGTAGCCCCATTAAAACGGACACATTTTCCTCGGCAAGCTCCAAGCCGTTTTCGTCATCTTCTTGGCCAATTGCGTAAATGTGATTTATCTTGTAAGACACGTCGGGTACCCAAAGATCGCGAGGAATTGATATCAAGGCGACGTCAGAACCATCTTTTTTAACAGAAGCCAAAATAATTGTGTCTGTGAGGTCGGGACCGTCGTGCCCAACTCCGCCAATTCCCAAAAGAAGAACATTAATTCGGTCGTTGTCGGACTTTAACCCTGAATCGGTAATTAGCTGAACTACTGTTTGGGGACCCTTGAAAAAATATTTTCCGAGGTCGAAATACTTTATTAGAGCAAAAAATAAAGCCGCAACGATTGTGACAATTATCAGAATTTTGACCACAGAAAAACTCTTTTGCGGCTTTTGGCTGTACTTTCGCATTAAAGGCTTATTGCTTCTATTATCGCTATAAATTTTGCGCTTTCAAGACTGTCGGTCCCTACGAGCAATCCATCGATTATGTCTTCTTTTAAAAAGGCTCTCGCGTTTTGGGCATTTACCGAACCGCCATAAATTACAGTGTGTTGACCGTTCGATTTAATAACGCTAGCAACTCTTTGAGCATTTTGAGGAGAATCTGGCTCCCCTGTTCCTATTGCCGCTATAGGTTCGAATGCCACTATTCCGGTTCCTTCTGGAATCGGCGAATTTTCGTCAGGGACGCAATAAATTGGCTTTAGCCCAGCAGCAAGTGTATTTTTGACCTTTTTTTCGAGTGTATCTTCATCTTCTTTAAAATTGCCGCGTCTTTCCGAATGACCAACTATTGCATACTCACAAAGGCCAACTATTTGGCTTGCTGCGACTTCTCCGGTGTAAGGCCCAGCTTCAAAAGCGGAGACATCTTGGCTTCCGAGCGTAATTTTTAATCCTTCTTGGTCAATTTTTTGTTTAGCTGCTGATAAAAATGGGAGGGTCGGACAAACTACAATTGTTCCTGGGTAGCCTTGAGCGTTTTTGCCAACTTCTTCAATCCATGCTGACATTTCGTCCCAGCTTTTATTGGCCTTGAGGTTTGCGACAAGCAAAGGAAAATCACTCATTTTTCAAAAGGGCTTTTAGCAGATTCTCTTTCGAAGTAGCGCCGACTATCCTTTCTATTTCGCGGCCGTCCTTTTCTACAACGTAGGTTGGGATAGACATGACGCCATATTTTATGGTTATATCCTGGTTTTCATCGACGTTAATTTTTTCGACTTCAACTTTGCCGGAAAGTTCTCGTTCCAGTTCTTCAAGAACCGGCTCCATGAATTTGCACGGGCCACACCATTCGGCCCAGAAGTCTAACAATTTGACCATGTCTAGGTATTATATATCAGCACGAATTGTGAAATCGATATCTTGACAACATCAGAAAGGTTGCGAAGGAGATAAAAGAGTCGAAAGAGCCGGATGTCATTATAACAATGTAAAATATAAAAACTTATGAAAGATTTACTTTCGGATTTAGACAAATCTCAACAAGAGGCAGTAAAGCAGACTGACGGAGCTGTTTTGATTTTGGCAGGGGCCGGCAGTGGAAAAACGCGAGTTTTAACTTATAAGATCGCGTATCTTATCAGCCTTGGGGTGAAACCTCACGAAATTTTAGCGGTTACGTTTACAAATAAAGCGGCCAATGAAATGAAGGAGAGAGTATTTAGGTTAGTGGGTAAAAGGGATAGTGGGATGGTGGGAGAAGATAAGTCCAACAATCCTACCATCCTACAATCCGACATGCCTTATGTAGGTACTTTTCACTCCTTTTGCGCGCGGTTACTTCGAACGGATGGAAAATTTATCGGAATTCCAAGTGGTTACTTAATTTTTGACAGCGACGACAGTTTGTCGCTTGTTAAAAGAATTATGAAAGATGCAAATATTTCTTCTAAAAGCTTTAAACCGCATTCTATTTTAAATTCTATTTCTTCTGCTAAAAACGAACTCCTTTCCCCTGCCGATTACGCGCAGTTTGCGAGAGGGTATTTTGCGGAAACGGTCTCCAGAGTTTATGAGATTTACCAAAAAGAACTTGAGGATATGAACGCTTGCGACTTCGATGATTTGCTAACACAAACGGTCAGGTTATTTAGAACCAACCCTAATGTCCTTGAGAAATGGGCTGGTAGATTTAAATATGTTTTGGTCGACGAGTATCAGGACGTTAATACGTCGCAGTACACCTTGACTAAGCTGCTTTCGAGCGCTTACGGAAATTTGACGGTAGTTGGGGACGCGTCGCAAGCAATTTATTCTTTCAGGGGAGCAGATTTTAGAAATATTTTGAATTTTAAAAGGGATTTTCCGGGAGCTGTTATTTTTAATTTGGAACAGAATTACCGAAGCACGCAAAATATTTTAAATGCTGCAAACACAATTATTTCTCACAACAGTTCTCATCCGGTTTTAAAGCTCTGGACGCAAAACGACGAGGGGGAAAAGATCACTATTTATGCTGCACAGAACGAGGTCGACGAAGCGAATTTTGTTGTGGAGCGGGTTTTGACGTCCGGGAAACCACTCTCTGCTTTTGCTGTTTTATAT
This DNA window, taken from Candidatus Curtissbacteria bacterium, encodes the following:
- the rpsT gene encoding 30S ribosomal protein S20, which codes for MPVIKQAIKKVRQDKRKAQINLKVKSTFKSAIRAFRKHPSKEGLTLVFKSLDRAAKTNVIHANKAARLKSRLSKLVQSSDKKVEPKVKAATAK
- a CDS encoding LCP family protein, which gives rise to MRKYSQKPQKSFSVVKILIIVTIVAALFFALIKYFDLGKYFFKGPQTVVQLITDSGLKSDNDRINVLLLGIGGVGHDGPDLTDTIILASVKKDGSDVALISIPRDLWVPDVSYKINHIYAIGQEDDENGLELAEENVSVLMGLPIHYAARVDFNGFIKAVNLVEGLDINVENSFVDPRYPIPGKEDDLCGLTIEEQEKDGVKEQVVKDATGAAIPLIDITDDGSPFVCRYETLSFKKGPTQMDGVTALKFVRSRHGTNGEGSDFARSARQQKVILAFREKVFSTGTLTNPKTIIDLIGTFDQSIDTNIKNEDVPLFVKLSQKIDPNKIRAIVLDAGREESVLEFGLPQNYGGQSVIIPKDANWTELSEYVQGEVFKLEEQEN
- a CDS encoding triose-phosphate isomerase is translated as MSDFPLLVANLKANKSWDEMSAWIEEVGKNAQGYPGTIVVCPTLPFLSAAKQKIDQEGLKITLGSQDVSAFEAGPYTGEVAASQIVGLCEYAIVGHSERRGNFKEDEDTLEKKVKNTLAAGLKPIYCVPDENSPIPEGTGIVAFEPIAAIGTGEPDSPQNAQRVASVIKSNGQHTVIYGGSVNAQNARAFLKEDIIDGLLVGTDSLESAKFIAIIEAISL
- the trxA gene encoding thioredoxin, which codes for MVKLLDFWAEWCGPCKFMEPVLEELERELSGKVEVEKINVDENQDITIKYGVMSIPTYVVEKDGREIERIVGATSKENLLKALLKNE
- a CDS encoding UvrD-helicase domain-containing protein; protein product: MKDLLSDLDKSQQEAVKQTDGAVLILAGAGSGKTRVLTYKIAYLISLGVKPHEILAVTFTNKAANEMKERVFRLVGKRDSGMVGEDKSNNPTILQSDMPYVGTFHSFCARLLRTDGKFIGIPSGYLIFDSDDSLSLVKRIMKDANISSKSFKPHSILNSISSAKNELLSPADYAQFARGYFAETVSRVYEIYQKELEDMNACDFDDLLTQTVRLFRTNPNVLEKWAGRFKYVLVDEYQDVNTSQYTLTKLLSSAYGNLTVVGDASQAIYSFRGADFRNILNFKRDFPGAVIFNLEQNYRSTQNILNAANTIISHNSSHPVLKLWTQNDEGEKITIYAAQNEVDEANFVVERVLTSGKPLSAFAVLYRTNAQSRTIEEALLHANIPYRLYGGVSFYARKEVKDVMAYLRLIQNPKDKVSKNRVEKLGKRRFNKFQEMVDALEGKVPKPMDLIDLVLDSTDYILTIDDGTEQGLMRVENVKELKSVAADFENLSNFLESVTLMEGRVAPGKSYEEKGSTDAVTLMTIHAAKGLEFENVFLVGMEEGIFPHSRSMLDGDQLEEERRLAYVGMTRAREKLYLTYATNRLYFGIMGSNMVSRFVVDIPQELVIAV